In a single window of the Buchnera aphidicola (Aphis gossypii) genome:
- the ssb gene encoding single-stranded DNA-binding protein codes for MASRGVNKAILIGHLGQDPEVRYMPNGNAVVNMTLATSENWKDKNTGENKEKTEWHRVVLFGKLAEIAGEYLRKGSQVYIEGSLQTRKWQDQNGFDRYTTEIIVNIGGTMQMLGNRNSNSYNTNENNNILKTKNTETTEISKDLDKNKLKQEQMNSPDIDFDDEIPF; via the coding sequence ATGGCAAGTCGAGGTGTAAACAAGGCAATTTTAATCGGTCACTTAGGTCAAGATCCAGAAGTACGATATATGCCCAATGGTAATGCAGTAGTAAATATGACACTTGCAACTTCAGAAAATTGGAAAGATAAAAATACAGGTGAAAATAAAGAAAAAACAGAGTGGCATAGAGTGGTTTTATTTGGAAAATTAGCTGAAATAGCTGGAGAATATTTACGAAAAGGTTCACAAGTGTATATTGAAGGTTCTCTTCAAACAAGAAAATGGCAAGACCAAAATGGTTTTGATCGATATACAACAGAAATCATAGTAAATATTGGTGGCACAATGCAAATGCTCGGAAACCGAAATTCTAATTCTTATAATACAAATGAAAATAATAATATTTTAAAAACAAAAAACACAGAAACCACTGAAATATCTAAAGATCTAGATAAAAATAAATTAAAACAGGAGCAAATGAATTCTCCAGATATAGATTTTGATGATGAAATTCCATTTTAA